From Acidobacteriota bacterium:
GAGCCCTGCAGGCCACGCCTGAGCTCAAAACAGAAAGCCTTCAAGGTCCCGGCCGGGCGGCACGGCTTGTAACGGAGCCGGTTGAGGCCGCTCTTCTCACTGGCGGCAGAGACAGGCACTACGCCTATGGCCTTGCCATGGCGCTTGCCTCCCGCGGGGCGCGCCTCGACGTGGTCGGCGGCGCCGGCGTGGACTGCGAAGAAATGCATACGACCCCGGGATTGAACTTTCTGGACCTGCGGAAAAGCCGGCGCCCCGGCGATGGCCTGCTGGAGAAAATCGCGGGGCTGGTGGCCTACTACGTCCGGCTGGTTGCCTACGCCTGGGACGCGAGGCCGGAAATATTTCATATTCTATGGAACAACCAGATTGATTGGTTCGACCGGACGCTTCTGATGCTGTATTACAAGGCGCTGGGAAAGCAGATTGTGGTGACGGCGCACAATGTGAACGAGGCCCGGAGGGACCGGCGTGATTCCCTGATGAATCGCCTGTCATTAAAGATGCAGTACCGCATGGCCGACCACCTTTTTGTCCATACCGAAAAAATGAAGGATGAACTCGTAAAGGAGTTCGGCGTTGCCCGAAAGGCTGTGACCGTCATTCCCTACGGAATCAACAACGCCGTGCCGCGCATGGACCTCGCGCCTTCCGAAGCAAAGTACCGGCTGGGCATCAGCGGCTTTGAGAAAACGATACTGTTCTTCGGCAATATGCGCCCCTCGAAAGGCATTGATGACCTGCTGGCCGCGATGGAACAGCTCCAGGCGGAGGACCCGCATTACCGGCTGATCGTGGCTGGCCAGCCCATCAAGGGATACGACAACTCCTGGCAGCGGACCCGCCGGGCGCTGCGGCGGCTCGAGGATAGCGGAAGCGTCATCCTGAGAAACGAATTCATTCCCGACAATGATATTTCTTTGTATTTTGCCGCGGCGGACGTTGTGGCGCTTCCTTATACCGACATCTTCCAGAGCGGCGTGCTTTTCCTGGCTTACAGCTTCGGACTTCCGGTGGTTGCGACCGACGTGGGATCACTGAAAGATGAAATCATCGAGGGCCGCACGGGCTTCCTTTGCAGGCCACGCGATCCCGCCAGCCTCGCTGGCGCCATCAGGAAATATTTTGAAAGCGACCTGTTCCGGGAACTGAATGGACGAAGGCAGGAAATCCGCGATTATGCCAGCGCGCGCCATTCCTGGACCGAGGTTGCGGACATCACTCAGGGCGTGTATCAGAAGCTTGCCGTGAAGAATTCGCCGGGAAGCCGGCAGTCGCCGCCTGAAGCCTAGTTCGCAGGGTCTGTGCGGCGTTTTGCCGCCGCACATTAACAGTGAAAAAGAGGTCCCATGCGCATCTGTCATGTTGTTGGAGCACGACCCAATTTTATGAAGGCCGCACCCGTCATCCGGGCGCTCGCGGCGTATCCAGTGGAGCAGACCGTTGTCCACACCGGGCAGCACTATGACTTCAACATGTCCGAGGTGTTCTTCCGGCAACTGGGCATGCCGGCGCCCGATATCAACCTTCAGGTGGGCTCCGATACGCACGCTCAGCAGACTGCCCAGATCATGTCGCGCTTTGAGCCCGTGGTGCAGCAGACAAAACCGGACCTGGTGGTTGTTTATGGCGACGTCAACTCGACCGTTGCGGCCGCTCTGGTCTGCTCAAAGCTGATGGTCAGGACCGCTCATGTGGAGGCCGGGTTGCGGTCATTTGATCGCACGATGCCGGAAGAGATCAATCGCCTGCTGACCGACCAGTTGTGCGACCTGCTCTTTACGCCCTCAGAAGACGGTGACCGGAACCTCGCCCGGGAAGGAGTCAGCTCCGAAAAAGTATTCTTTGTCGGCAACGTCATGATCGACACCCTGATCCATATGCTGCCTCAGGCGGATGCCTCACTGCCTGCCGATCTGCCCAGAAAATACGCCCTGGTCACTCTGCATCGTCCGTCCAACGTCGACGAGCTCGACTGGCTGGCTGAACTGCTTTCGAGTCTTGAGAAAGCCAGCCGCGAACTCGCGTTCATCTTCCCGGTGCATCCGCGCACGCGGCAGAAGATGTCTGACCTCGGCATCACGCCCAACGGGAATGGCCACATCCGGTTCCTGGAACCGTTGCCGTATGTCGAGTTTCTTTCGCTGCAGAAGAACGCGGCGCTGGTGATTACAGACTCGGGCGGCATTCAGGAAGAGACAACCTTCCTCGGAGTGCCCTGCCTGACCGTCAGAGAAAATACCGAGCGGCCAGTTACCGTCTCCATGGGGACCAACATCCTGGTGGGAAAAGACGCCAGGCGGCTGGCCAGGGAAATCAGCCTGGTGCTCGAACGGCCCGGAAAGCAGGGAGAAATTCCCCCGCTTTGGGACGGACATGCGGCGGAAAGGATTGCCAACATTGTCGTTCATTACGGCGCCAGCAAGGCGGAAGGTGCAACGCCGGAACTCGCGGGGTTTCATGAAGAAAGCTCCTGGAAAGAGACGAACCGGCAGGGCCGGCCTTCTTAGCAGGCGTTATTCCTGACCTTTTTCTGTTCCCCTGTCCAGTAGCTAGGTCCCCTCAGGTGTCCATATACTGTCCAAGCTGCGGGAATATCTGCGATGACTCCTATTCAGTAGGTACCCCGGTAATCAACAGTTTAAGAGGCAGATGGAACATGGACCGAAAACTGTCCGTATTGTTTTTTGTTGTCGTGGTCGGGTTTCCCGTTTATCTCCGGGCCCAGAGCGCGAACGGAATTATCGCCCCAACCAGAATGATCAATTGGAGCAACGCCGGCGTACAAGGAGGCATTCAGGACCGTACCTCCATTTGCACCACCCTGAGCCCCGGCGCCACCTCTTCCCAGATCAACAGCGCCATCGCAGCCTGTCCGAGCGGACAGGTTGTCTATTTGAAC
This genomic window contains:
- a CDS encoding UDP-N-acetylglucosamine 2-epimerase (non-hydrolyzing), with translation MRICHVVGARPNFMKAAPVIRALAAYPVEQTVVHTGQHYDFNMSEVFFRQLGMPAPDINLQVGSDTHAQQTAQIMSRFEPVVQQTKPDLVVVYGDVNSTVAAALVCSKLMVRTAHVEAGLRSFDRTMPEEINRLLTDQLCDLLFTPSEDGDRNLAREGVSSEKVFFVGNVMIDTLIHMLPQADASLPADLPRKYALVTLHRPSNVDELDWLAELLSSLEKASRELAFIFPVHPRTRQKMSDLGITPNGNGHIRFLEPLPYVEFLSLQKNAALVITDSGGIQEETTFLGVPCLTVRENTERPVTVSMGTNILVGKDARRLAREISLVLERPGKQGEIPPLWDGHAAERIANIVVHYGASKAEGATPELAGFHEESSWKETNRQGRPS
- a CDS encoding glycosyltransferase family 1 protein — its product is MRVSTRALQATPELKTESLQGPGRAARLVTEPVEAALLTGGRDRHYAYGLAMALASRGARLDVVGGAGVDCEEMHTTPGLNFLDLRKSRRPGDGLLEKIAGLVAYYVRLVAYAWDARPEIFHILWNNQIDWFDRTLLMLYYKALGKQIVVTAHNVNEARRDRRDSLMNRLSLKMQYRMADHLFVHTEKMKDELVKEFGVARKAVTVIPYGINNAVPRMDLAPSEAKYRLGISGFEKTILFFGNMRPSKGIDDLLAAMEQLQAEDPHYRLIVAGQPIKGYDNSWQRTRRALRRLEDSGSVILRNEFIPDNDISLYFAAADVVALPYTDIFQSGVLFLAYSFGLPVVATDVGSLKDEIIEGRTGFLCRPRDPASLAGAIRKYFESDLFRELNGRRQEIRDYASARHSWTEVADITQGVYQKLAVKNSPGSRQSPPEA